GTTTATTGTGACATGATAATTACATTTGCATGTTCTTTCTCAGGAGGGAACATCCCAAGACCCTGCAGCCATCGAGACCAGCAGCCATCATCTGTCATTGATGACGATAGAGATGTAGCTGCTGTGCCAGTCCATCCAGGAAGAGTCTACGTGGTCCTTGAGGAGAACGTGTTTCTGAAGGATTTCCGGTGCTGGCCTAATGCACTTGTATGTTTGTACGGGCTAATGTACTCACTCCAACATGGATAACCGAATTGCACGAAGAACACGCTTATGTTTATACAAAAAGTGTTGTTAAACTTGGATGGAGACACAATGAAGCCAAAGGTCCTTGCTTTGAAAAATCAACTGTAAAATACCAATACCAAAAATATTTATGGCGCTAAACAATTGTACATAGTTAAGTTATCCTATAAGGAAAAGAGATTTAGggataacattttttaaaaactacTGAAGACGACTAAATGTTTTGTAGGCAAATGCCAACTAAAATGTCTGCctgcatttgatttgatctgcgcCTTTAGTCAAACCAGTCACAGAAATGAGAGTCATGTTATACTATTGGCCTTTAATCTTAACATGTACAGAGATACAAGAGTAACTTGACTTCATTTGGTGTAGAGTTTAATTGAAAGTGTTTCTGTTTGGGAAAACTGAACATTGGCATTGTGAAGTTAACTTACAAATCCTTGTATATAGGAAGCTTTGGAGGCATTGGCCACAAATCTCACATTGCTGACGTCATCAAATAAAAAATGGCCGAGGTCTCAGAGGATGAAAATGGATAGTGAGTCTTCGTGGAGTTGTAAGGAGAGGTCGTTTGCATACCTGTGTAGTGTTGTGGACCGGTACATCTAAGAACGTTAGGGGAAACAACGTTCGCACAAACTGTCTACTTGCATTTAGAACGTTTATATGTCCGTTTAATGATTTGGCGTGACACGTTAGTCAGGAATGAAGGTTTAGGACCGAAACATTGCGTGCATGAGTACATTTTATAATCTGCAAGTATTACTTTGTTTTGTAAACATAATGGAGTGAAAATTGTCATGGAGGAAGAAATGTAAATTGTCAACATTAATCTTCATTTTAAACAATTGAATGTAGTCAAGTTGTTAGACTGTGAAATGGATGTCGCACATCACTACCtcatttttatttaaaatgtttaaattgAATGGAAGCTACCACATCAGTTGAAAGTGTTAATTGGAGAAGGGACATTATTCTGTGCTTATGTTTTAATAGTTAAGTTGTTGATGGGGAATGTTGCAGTGTTACACAGTATTGAATTGATTGAAAGTTGGAGTTTGTTAATCGGAGTCTTTTAAAAGTTCTGTTCAAATGAGTCATGCTGTACACATTCATCTATTGATGGATGCTAAAATAGATGAATCATGTTTGGTGCATTCATGTAATTAGAGATGCGTTTCTGAAGACGCAGTGTTTTAAAGAAAATGTCATTTTATTTTCTAAGAAAAAAACGGTTGTAAAGCTAACTTGCTTTAGACTAGTTGACAAAGAAAGAACTTGGATTTTAAGAGTAGTTTTTTACTTAAAATGTTGAAGTGCAGCTGGTTTCCACAAATGATTTGAGTTACTTAACAACAAATATCAAGTTACACACACTAACAAATATTGTGCCCTGTTTAATTAGCTTGTTTCGATGTCTTTATTTTCACTCAGGCAGGGATGTCACTTGTCTGGGGTGCATTTAGAAGTACCGGCTGCCCATGGCTGCGACAACCACTTTCATGAACTTCTGCCAGGTTGCCTGGATTTCAGGAGTGAAAGAGGCTCCGAACTTGGCGGCAATGACAATTGTGAGGACGTCAGCCAACACCTGTAGACAAAGGAGGAATATGTTAAATAAGACTGACGGTTTTGTTTTACCTTTGGAATTAGACGTATTGTTCTGAATGCTATATGTGTAGCCTAAAACATATTGCGCAAGACAGAAGACATACCCGGAAATTGTCAGGGTCGACGAAGAGTTTGTTGGCGTGGGTCTCGCTCAGTGACTTGTATGTAGCCAAGATGTTTCCCATGTTCTTCACAGCTTTGTCCAGAGCTCCACACACGACCTTGCCGTGAGCAGCAACTTTGGGGTTGCCCATGATTGCTGCGGGAGTGGACACGTCTCCGAAAGAGCCGAAATAACGCTGAGTCCAGGGGTAGACGATCAGGACTCTGTCATTGCAAGAACACCGaaaaatgtgaattattttgtAATGTATTTCAATTATATGCCTAATTAATACTCTAACATGCTCCATTCAAACTTAACAATATCACCTCAATATTAATAGTAATGATAACAGGACAAGTATAATAGTGTTATAATTACTCATGATCATCTACACTATAAGATATATTAAATGATATATTTGAATGAGGCTGAAGCCATGACCTACCTTGCCAGAGCCAGTGGTCCGACCTCATTGATATCTACTTTGCCCCAGACAGCACTGATGGTGCTCTTCTCGGCGTCTGTCCAGTCAACCATGTTGTCAGTGTTTGTTTTCCGGTTTTGCAACAAGATTAAACAAATTAATGTCTTGTGAAGGGAGACACTGCATGCAATTTATATTTATGAGTGGTCTCCGCCCACTGGAGGCGGCGCATATGATTGGCTCCGGCAAAGATTAGTATTGGCCAAGTGAGCGCTTCAGCTCTCGGACTTGATGACAGCAATTCCAATAAGTTATCTGTTAAAAACAACAGAAAATGTTAAT
This genomic stretch from Salmo trutta chromosome 32, fSalTru1.1, whole genome shotgun sequence harbors:
- the LOC115171216 gene encoding hemoglobin subunit beta-1; the encoded protein is MVDWTDAEKSTISAVWGKVDINEVGPLALARVLIVYPWTQRYFGSFGDVSTPAAIMGNPKVAAHGKVVCGALDKAVKNMGNILATYKSLSETHANKLFVDPDNFRVLADVLTIVIAAKFGASFTPEIQATWQKFMKVVVAAMGSRYF